Below is a genomic region from Candidatus Chlorobium masyuteum.
GCTTCCAGCCGCTTACCAGATCGTAACCATCTATCAGCTTTTTCAGCAAGGTCTTGATTGCAAGGGGGTCATCCTGCAGGTCGGCGTCAATCGTGCATATATACTCTCCCGATGCAGCCATGAATCCGGCGGAGAGTGCTGCTGTTTTGCCGAAGTTTCTCTGAAAGGAGATGAGGCGAAGTTCCGGTTTTGACTCGATAATTCCTTCAATCACCCTGTTTGAGCCGTCGGTCGAGCCGTCATCCACCATGATAATCTCAAAACTGAAGGGCGCTGGAAACAGGGCGTGCAGCTCCGGCTCCTGCATGGCCAGATAGAGCTGATCGATCAGTTCAGGGATTGATTCCCGCTCATTGAGAAGAGGGACGATGACGGAGAGTGAGGCCAAAGGGACAGTCGGGATTGGAGAATTGATAAGAACCTGTTCAAAAGTAAGGAGTAAACCGGTCAAAGCCAAAATCTCCTCAAACCCCCCGCATATCCGGAGGCCAGATGTATTTGTGCATCTGGAGCTGCATTCTGACGTTCAGCCGGTCTTCAAGAATCCAGTTGGTAAGGCTTACGGGCTCCAGCATACCGAACGCCACGCCCATCATGACGGTGCAGGCGTCAGGGAGTCCGGTTCCGGTGAGCAGCTCCCGGGCCCAGAGGTAGTCTTCGCGGTCGGCAATCACTATTTTAAGCTCTATCGATCTGTTTGCGTGATCTTTCTGCTTCAGGGCGAGTGCAATGTTTTCCGGGTTGTTTTTATCCGATACACCGGTTGAAGGCGGCTTCAGGTCGATGATTTTGTGTACGCGCTGGTCCACCTTCGCTACAGAGAGAAATCCGCCGGTTTCGAGCAGGACACTCTCCTTCCAGCGGTTGCAGAGCTTCTCCATGAGCGGATAGACCTCCTCCTGCAGGAGCGGTTCCCCTCCGGTTATCTCCACAAGCGGCGCCCCGATTTCAGCCACCCGTTCTATGATCTCCTCAATATTCATCTCCCTGCCGGGCTGTTCCGCATAGGCGGTATCGCAATGGCGGCAGCCGTGGCCGCATCCGGCAAGCCTGATGAAGGTGCAGGGCCATCCGGCATAGGATGATTCCCCCTGGATGGAGTGAAAAATCTCGTTTATGTTAAGCGTCTGGGAGTACATGATTATTGTTCGTTAGTAGCGAACCCATTTAAGATGGTATTCGGAGCTGTTCACGAAAATTGTTCTTTCAGCAGTTTTTCAAGGGCGTCAGGGTAGAGGGTGTGTTCACAGGCAAGCACACGGGCGGCAAGGGTCTCAGGCGTATCGCCTGGAAGCACCGCGACCTTGCGCTGCATGAGAATCCGACCCTTGTCATACTCCTCGTTGACCAGATGCACCGTTGCTCCGCTCTCGGTTTCACCGGCAGCGAGTACCGCCGTATGGACATGAATGCCGTACATCCCCTCGCCACCGAACTTCGGCAGCAGGGCGGGATGAATGTTGATGATCCGGTCTGTAAATGCCTCCACGACAGCGTCAGGTACTTTGCGCATGTAGCCCGCCAGCACGATGATCTCAATCTGCTCTTTTTTGAGGCTCTCAACCATGGCTGCGGCAAACCCGTCAAAGGAGTCGAACTGCTTTTCCGTCAGATGCAGGGTTGCTATGCCGTTCTCACGGGCGAACTCCATCGCTCCGCACTGCGACCGGTTGGAGAGGCAGAGCACGATCTCCGCATTGATCGCTCTCTGTTTCAATGCATGGAAAATTGCCTGGAAGTTGCTTCCGGAACCGGAGCAGAAGACCGCTATGCGGGTTTTGTGGGTAGTCATATGGTTATGGTCTTATTGCACTTATTTTATTACAACTACCCTCCATTTCCAAGTTTTTCCGCTTTTCGGGATTGGCTTTCCGGCAGTGCTTTTAGGATTACCCGTATCTTGCTGCGGCCACTTCATTTTTTTCTGCGATTATCCTTACCTTTACTGTAAAGCTCACTTCGTGTTCAAATTTTATAACGTTGACGATACGGGCATAAAAGAAATTGCAATCGAGAACCGGAAGCTGGAATTGCAGGAGTAAGCTATGCTTGCTAAGTGGCTTATCGACAGTCTTGACGAACTGCCGGAAGTCGAAACCGAAGCTTTATGGATTGAGAAGGCACAGATTGTTTTTGGCAGTTTTATCAGGCATCATTTCAGGGCAGGATAAATAACAAAAGGCAAAGGAGATGAGATATGAAACCCACAACACCGCATAAAATTGTGGTCATTCAGGCGCTTGAGTTTGACAATGCCGGCAACATTTTACCGGCTCCGCCACCTCCGCCAGTTAAAAATGTAACGCCTATTGTTGTGAAAAACAGGGCCGAACTTGCTGCCGCCCTTAAGACGCTTAACGACGGGGATATCCTTGTTTATAATGGTCATGGAAACAGAGGTCAATACGCAGTCGGTACCGGGATAGATGCGGGCAGAGACTGGAAGGATCTGTGGAAGGAGATGGGAACGTACGGACTGAAGAAGCAGCCAAAGCTTTCATGCGTGTTTCTCGCCAGTTGCATGGCTGATAATACTTCGAATAATCCGCTGACACATGAAGAATTGAAAGAGTTCAGGGAGTTATTCCATGCAAGAATTGCCATTGCTCCCAACTATGAATATGAGTCCCATACTGGATGGGGCTGGTGGGGAAAAGATGAAACGCTTGCCGGTAAAATGATTACGGATATCACAAAATATCATAATGGTCAAATTGACGCCGTCGAGCTTGACAAGCGTCTTCACCAATACAAAGAGAGGTTCGGGATAACTTATGGCTGCAATGCCTGGAATCATCCCGCCAGTTGTCCGTGTGGATTCGGACTGCCAAAGTTTCCGTAACCGTGTCGGCGCGATCATTCCCGCCAACTGAAGATCCTTGTAGTGGCTGAGGGCGGGATGTTCCCTTTACCTGGCAGAGATTGGATTGTGCTTGCTGATTATCTGTCGGTGTATCGGAGTGCCGCCGCGGTGGCGATGGGCTGGCGAAGCAGAAGAGCCGCTTTTTTATTCGGCTGCAGACTTTGAAACTGAAATGATATCGGATAGATGTTTTTGCTGACGGTAGCTGCCGTTTTACTCGTATCTCTGCTTCTTTTGATTGGTTTTTTTCTGGCATGCAGTCCCGGAAAAGCCGAACCGTTTCGGGATGAACAGGGAAGGGTACTGGCGGGAAGTGTCTCGGAAAAAATCCATATCAACATCAATGGTGTTGAGCAGGGGATGTTCATCAAGAGCAAAAATAGAGAGCATCCGGTGCTGCTCTACCTGCATGGAGGCATGCCTGATTATTTCCTGACAAAAAGATATCCGACAGATCTTGAAGAGTGTTTCACTGTTGTCTGGTGGGAACAGCGTAGTTCGGGACTCTCCGCACAAGCCGATATTCCACAAGGAACGATGACGCTGGAGCAGATGGTATCCGACACGCTGGAGTTGACTAATTACTTGCGTCATCGTTTCAGCAAGGAGAAGATATACCTGATGGGGCATTCGGGCGGAACCTTCATCGCTATTCACGCTGCTGCGCGAGCGCCGGAGATGTTCTTTGCCTACATTGGGGTGGCTCAGATGTCCTGTCAGCGCAAATCTGAAAAACTGGCTTATGACTATATGCTCAGGCAGTTCAAAGAGAGTGGAAAGAGCAAAATGGTGCGAAAACTTGAAGCAGCGCCGGTCACGATGAAGGATGGTATACCTGAGGCATACATTGCCTTGCGTGACATAGCCATGCATAGCCTTGGCATTGGTACAACTCATGACATGAAGTCCATCATCACCGGAATCCTTTTGCCATCTTTGCTGTGCAGGGAGTATACGTTAAGGGAAAAGGTCAATACGTGGTTAAGCAAATCCCGTTCCGGCGTCAGCATCCTTTGGGATACAATGATCCGAACGGATCTGAACAAAGCGGTTCCGGCGCTTGATCTGCCTGTCTATTTTTTTGAAGGGATCTACGACTATACCTGTTCCTGCACAGAGGCAAAAACCTATTTTGAGAAACTGAAGGCTCCATTGAAAGGGTTTTACACCTTTGAACACTCTGCACACAGCCCGATATTTGAAGAACCCGGAAAAGCCCGGAAAATCCTGCGGGAGGATGTGCTAAGAGGGCTCAATAATCTGGCTGACGAAATCTGAGCGTTATGCAAATCAGTACCCTGTTAGACCACCCTCAATGCATCGATAGGCTGACTCTTCAGCTTTTTTAGCCGGTTCTTTTCGTTTACCGTATTACGCAGTTTTGTCCGGTTGCACTCAACATTCACATACGAATATGAAACTGAAACAATATCAGATAGATGCTTTTGCTGCCCGACCATTTGAGGGGAACCCTGCTGCTGTGTGCCCGCTGGAAAGCTGGCTGGATGATGAGCTTCTTCAGGCTATAGCGGAAGAGAATAATTTGTCCGAAACGGCATTTTTTGTTCCCTCTGAAAAAGGGTTCAATCTGCGCTGGTTTACCCCGGTCAGGGAGCTTGACCTTTGCGGCCATGCAACTCTTGCGGCGGCTCATGTGATTTTCGACATTATTGGCTACTCCCTTCAGCGCATCACCTTTGAAACACGGAGCGGTGAGCTCTTTGTGCAAAAGAGAGGGGAGAGGCTGGAAATGGATTTTCCTGCCTCTCCACCGCTACCCTGCGGATTTTCTGAGATTCTGGCTGAAGGTCTCGGCAAGCGACCTCTGGAGGTGTGGGCTTCGGACGATTATCTTGTCCTGTTCGACAGCGAAGCCACTCTTCGCGCTATCACTCCTGACTATGCAATGCTTTGCGAACTTGATCTGCGCGGTGTCATAATTACTGCTCCCGGCATTGATGTTGATTTTGTCAGTCGCTTCTTTGCTCCAAAGTTCGGTATTCATGAGGATCCCGTAACCGGTTCGGCTCACTGCACACTTGCGCCATACTGGGCCTATAAACTTGGAAAGCATATCCTTACGGCCAGACAGGTTTCCAGACGGGGTGGCGATATCGTTTGCGAAGTGAAAGGCGACCGGGTTCTTCTCTCGGGGAGTGCGGTCATGTTCATGGAGGCGGAGATTACCCTGTAATTGACAGAGAGAAAGCTGAAGGCGATTTTTTTGCCTGCTCTTCTTGCAGATATTAATTATACGTTGTATATTTACAATGTATAATTAATTGGTGGTTTTCGAGCACCGTCCAACGAAGCAATCGAATCGCGGAATAAATTTAGAGAGATGCCGCATGGCAAGACCGATCAAAAAAGAGCAGATCCCGAATTTACAGGAGGCTATCAAGGATACGGCATGGCGGTTGATTGCGGAGTTCGGGGCTCCGGCTCTTTCGTTGCGGGCCATTGCCCGAGACTTGAAGATTACTGCTCCCGCCATTTACAACTACTTCCCGGATCGTGACGCACTGGTGACAGCCCTCACCATTGATGCCTTTACCTCCTTTGGTGATGTTCAGCTCAGGGCTCGCGACAGCTTTCCCTCTTCACAACCTCTTGAGCGTTTACAGGCTATCGGTCTTGCCTATCGCCACTGGGCACTGAGCTATCCCCAGCGTTATCAGCTCATTTTTGGCACCCCCATTCCCGGCTACGAACAGCAGCAGATGGCTATCATTCCATCAGCAACCCGATCCATCAGCGCGCTGGTGAGTGTGATCGAGGATATTCGCGTTGCCGGGAAACTGAAAGCTGAAAATTTCCCGTTGCCGGAGCCGGAGTATGAGGCGCAGCTTGCGACTATGAAGACCTGCACCAGGAACCTTCACTCGCTTTCGCACGGTGTTGCCCTGATTGTATGGAGCAGGGTGCACGGGCTTGTGTCGCTTGAAATCGGCGGTCGCATCCCTCCGTTCGGAGTGAGCGGTGATGATCTCTATCGTTATGAATTACAATCAATAGCCAAACAATTTATACAGGAGGAGTGATGAAAATATTGATTCTTGACGGCTCTCCGGCAGGAGACAGGATCGGCGAATTTTCTGTAGCCGCCTTGCAGGCTCACCTTGCAAAGCGGGGCTCAACTTCGGAAGTGGTGGCGTTGCGCGACAAAAAGATCGGTAACTGCATGGGTGATTTTTTCTGCTGGTTCAAAAGCCCAGGAAAGTGCCATGTAGCTGACGACCATCAGGAGATATCGAGGAAATACCTTGAAAGTGACCTTGTTATTTTTCTCTCGCCAATTACGTTTGGCGGGTACTCCCCGACGCTCAAGAGAATGGTTGATCACATGATTCAGAACACCCTGCCGTTTTTCGCAACGCACAGCGGGGAGATTCATCATTTGCAACGCTACGAGCGTTATCCGGACGTGCTCACCATTGGCTGGCAGCGTGAACCGGATGAGCAGTCCGCCGCGATTTTCCGCCATCTGGCCTGGCGAAACTCCATCAACTTCTATGCAAAGGTGCATGCGTGTGGTGTTCTTTGCGAAAATCAGGCGGATCGCATAATGGAAGCAGAACTTCATCGCCTGCTTGATCAGATTGAACGGCACGAATCTGAAGCAGCGGTGACGCTGCCGGTCATCAACCGTTCATCTGAACCCCCGGTCGCTCTTCGTCGCGCACTGCTGCTGGTTGGCAGTCCGCGCCTTGAAAAAAGCACCTCATCATCCCTCGGTTCCTATCTTTTTGAGCAGTTGAATCAGCATGGAGTCGAAACCGAAACGATTTTTCTCTATAAGGCGATCAATACCCCGGAGCGGATGGAAGCGTTGCGTCAGGCAATTCAGAGGGCAGATCTGGTTGTTCTCGCGTTTCCGCTCTATGTGGATACCTTGCCGGCGCCGGTCATTTCGGTTCTCGAAAATGTTGTGACCAACGGCACAGAAAAATCGAAGCCGACACGTTTTGCCGCCATCGTCAATTGCGGTTTTCCCGAGGCCAGCCAGAATGATAGTGCCGTTGCACTTTGCGCCGAGTTTTCGCGTGCAGCCGGATTTGAGTGGATGGGAGGACTCTCTCTTGGAGCGGGAGAGGGGATGGTTCAGGCTCGAGCGCTCAGGGAGATGGGCGGGCGGGGCGCTTCCCTCAGGCAAGCTCTGGATGGAGCAGCAGGGGAGCTTGCACAGGGTAAAGCGGTTTCCGACAGTGCTCTGGCGCTGCTTGCAAAACCATTGATGCCGCAATGGATGTACAGGCTGGGCGGCACCATTGGCTGGAAGATGCGGGCACGAAAGTTCGGCACGCAGAAGCAATTGAATGCAAAACCTTACGAGAAAGCGGTTTAGTGTGAGACTCAATCTTATGCACTCCCATTGCTTTTCCGCTGGTTCGGAGTGCCGCAGATAATTGGGGATTTTTTCTTAAATTCCCGCTTCACAAATTGCATTCAAACGATAAATAAATTTTTGATAAAAATGTCTGATCCTGTCATCAAGCGGGCGCTGGTCTCTGTATCTGATAAAACTGGTATTGTGGATTTCTGCCGTGAGCTTTCGCTCCTCGGCGTCGAGATTTTTTCAACAGGGGGAACCTTGAAGTCGCTTCAGGATGCAGGCGTCAGTGCAGCCTCGATATCCAACATTACCGGATTTCCGGAAATCATGGATGGCCGGGTGAAAACCCTTCATCCGAAAATACATGGCGGTCTGCTTGCAGTAAGGGAGAACGCTGATCATGTCAAACAGGCGGTTGAGAACGGCATCGGTTTTATCGATCTCGTTGTAGTGAACCTCTATCCCTTTGAGGCTACCATCGCCAAGCCGGATGTAACCTTTGAAGACGCCATAGAGAATATCGATATCGGCGGTCCATCAATGCTTCGCAGCGCGGCCAAGAACAACGAGTCGGTAACGGTCGTAACCGACAGTGCCGATTATGCTCTTGTGCTCAAGGAGATGAAGGAGAACAGTGGTGCAACAAAAAGGGCTACCCGCCTGAGGCTTGCAACCAAGGTATTTGCCGAGACCTCCCGTTATGATGGAGCCATTGCGGCCTATCTCACGAAAGCTTCAGCCGGTGAGCAGTCGGCAGCAGCTTCTTCGATGACCGTCAAGCTTGAGCGTGAGCTCGACATGCGATACGGTGAGAACCCTCATCAGAGTGCAGGATTTTACAAATTGACCGATAGTAATGGTTCACGCTCATTCGGCGACTTTTTCGAGAAGCTTCACGGCAAGGAGCTCTCCTACAACAACATGCTTGATATTGCTGCGGCAACCGGAGTTATTGAGGAGTTCCGCGGTGAAGATCCGTCAGTTGTTATCGTGAAACATACCAACCCGTGCGGTGTTGCGCAGGCACCTACCCTTGCCGAAGCCTACCGCCGTGCATTCTCAACTGATGAACAGGCTCCTTTCGGCGGAATCATCGCCTTTAACCGTCCGCTGGACATGGAGGCAGCAATTGCCGTCAACGAGATCTTTACCGAGATTCTCATTGCGCCTGCCTTTGAAGAGGGCGTGCTTGAGCTCTTGATGAAGAAGAAGGACCGCAGGCTTGTGCTACAGAAAAAAGCGCTGCCGAATGGGGGCTGGGAGTTCAAATCCACTCCGTTCGGTATGCTTGTTCAGGAGCGCGACAGCAAAATCGTTGCAAAAGAGGATCTGACGGTGGTGACCAAACGTCAGCCTACCGAAGAGGAACTTTCGGATCTGATGTTTGCCTGGAAGATCTGCAAGCACATCAAATCGAACACCATTCTCTATGTGAAAAACCGTCAGACCTATGGTGTCGGTGCCGGTCAGATGTCGAGGGTTGATTCGTCGAAAATCGCACGCTGGAAAGCCTCTGAAGTCAATCTGGACCTCAAGGGATCAGTTGTTGCTTCAGATGCTTTTTTCCCCTTTGCTGACGGCCTGCTTGCCGCCGCTGAGGCCGGTGTTACGGCAGTTATTCAGCCGGGCGGTTCGATCAGGGATAATGAGGTGATTGAGGCTGCCGATGCCAACAACCTTGCAATGGTATTCACCGGAATGCGCCACTTCAAGCATTGATCCTATTGCGCGACAAGCGCGAACAAACAACAAGGAAAGAGGGCCGCTGTACCAACAGCGAGCCCTTTTTTTATTGCATTTTTCCATGGTGAGACCTCTGTTTCATTTTTTTTGTTCCGGTGCCCTTCTCTTCAGCTATTCGTTCATGCCGCAGTACGCTAAAGGAAGTTGAGCGTGATGAAGAGTCAACAGAGATCTCTGTCTCAAGGTGTCTCAATATGGCTCATTATGTCTCGGAATATGTCTTGAAAACCGTGCCAAGTTCGTACAGTTCCCTCTTGATGGGTGTAGCCCCCGGCAGCGTTCCCGGTGTATGCTATTGAGCTCTAAAATCTTTTCCTGTAATGATAAGAGAGGTATTGTCATTGATATTGATTTCAGGTTGGCGCGATTATTGTACTACCATGAAGAGCCAAAAAATATGGCAACCTCAAGTTGTTTGATTTGAGCTCTTTTCGTGTTGCTGTTCTTGTTGGAGGAGGTTCGATAGCAGGTTATTGAGCGTTATCGGTGCTGATTCTCAAGGATGTATATCTCGTTTACGTTAACTCTTTTTAAAACAGCCTCTTATTACTCTTGATAATCGCTGTTTCAAGAATTGAATCGCTATGGAAGGAAGATTTATTGGATATGTCCGTACTTTACCGTCGGACCAGGAGCACCATCTTCAGATGGATGCACTTCAGCTGGCAGGTTGTCAGCCTCACCATATTTTTTCTGACAAACCGGGTGGAGTGAAATCCGAGCGTCCCGGTTTTGAGCAGTGCCTGCAGGAGCTGAGGCAGGGTGATACACTGGTAGTATGGCGGCTTGACGGGCCAGGCAAATCGGTTCATCACCTGATCCAGCTTTTTGAAAAGCTGCAAAAAATGGGGATAGGATTCCGTTCCATCTGCGATGAAGCCATTGATACGACCAAGGATTGGGGTATGGTTGTATTCAATATCTTTTCTTCGCTCTCTATGGTTGAGCGGAGGTTGCTTCAGGAAAATACAAAAGCCGGTTTGAGGGAAGCACGGGCAATCGGGCGCAAAGGCGGCCGGAAGCCAACCGTGAATGATGATTTGAAAGTGCAGCTTGTGAAAAAAATGAGCCAGAATACAAGCATCAGTGTCAGTGAGATTTGTGAGACACTGAAGATCTCCAGAGCGACCTATTATCGCTATCTGTCGATCGCCGAGTAACACATTTATTGTATAGAATAGAAATTTGATTGTCTGTTGATTGGTGGGAACCGGAGTAAGATTTGCCTTTTCTGTATGTCGATAAGGAGGGTAGTAGTAAGCTACAGGTCGATATACCGACAGAAATAAAACGATGTAAACTGAGGGAAAGATAATGCGTAAACTTATTGTCAGGCTTGTTGTCTGCATAAGTGTGGTTTTTGGCATAATTGCACCTTCAGACATATCAGCGGCGGGCTCTCTGCCCTCAGTGCTGAGAATGGATTACTCCGATTACAACCAGCTCAGTCTGGTATTGAAAAAATTCGGCTGGCTGGAAAAAGAGTTTGAGACAGACAAAGTTCCGGTAAGCTGGGTTTATAGTACAGGAAGTAATCAGGGGCTTAAAGATCTTACCATCGGAAGCGTTGATTTTGCTTCCACTTCAGCACTACCCTGTCTGTTGTGCAAGATGCAGGGTCGCCCGGTCATGCCCGTCTATATTTTTTCTCATCCGGAGTGGGTTACGCTGCTCGTTACCCGTGACTCGCCCATCAATTCCGTTCGGGAGTTGATAGGCAAGAAAATTGCTGTTACTCCGGACAGTGATCCCTATGTTTTCCTCTTGCAGGCGTTGAAAGAGGCGGGTTTACGCCAGAGCGATGTTCAAATTATTCCGATGTCGCTTTCCGAGGGCCGGATGGCGCTTGAAAAGCATCAGGTTGATGCGTGGGCAGGTTCCGATCCCTTAATCTCTTCAAGCCAGATGGAGCTTGGCAGTCGCGCTATATACCGCAATGCCGCATTTAACAGCTATGGGTTATTGAATACAACCGAGTCATTTGCCGCCAGGTACCCGGAAGCGGTCACTCGTGTTGTTAAAGTTTATGAACGGGTTCGGAAGTGGGCAATCAGGCATCCTGATGAGTTGGCCCTGATCTATTCCGATGAGTCCGGAATTTCATTGCAGATTGCCAAATTGATTCTCAGCCGTATTGATTTTTCCCGGACCGTTCCTGACAGTGGTGATATCGAGGGATTGAAAGATGCTGTTCACATTCTTGTACAGGAGCGAAAGCTGGATAACCGTATCGAGGCTGATAGTGTCATTCAGCATTTCGGAGTCGAGATGAATTGATACCGTTCTATGTGCTTGCCCCTCACTACTCTGTTTTTCCCGCTTGTACGGACTCGCGTAGCTTTTCAAGGCCCCCGATTGAACCCGTTTTATGCTCCACCTCTCTTCTCTGCTGCCTGTTTGATGTTTTCGGCAACTGCCTTTGCATTCCGTTTAAGACGTCTGAGTCCTATGCGGAAAACCGGGGTTCCCTGAAAGAGTTTGCGGAATCCCGATCGGGTAAGGTTCATAATCTGTTCTGTCGTGATATCCGTCAGATCCTGCCGTAACGCAAATGAGTCATTGGCTTTGATGCTCGATTGCCGGTTATGCGGGCAAACATCCATGCAGAGATCACAACCGAAGAGCCACTCTCCAACCATTGACTGCTCCTCTGACGAAAAATCCCGTTTAAGCTCTCCGGTAAGGTAGGAGATGCATCGTGATGCATCGATTTTTCCCGGTCCGGTTAGCGCGCCTGTCGGGCACTGCTCAATACAGAGGTTGCAGCTTCCACAAAGATTCTGGAGCGGAGGTTTGCTCTCAATGATCTCCATGTCGATGAGGAGTTCTCCAAGAAAAATCTGTGACCCTGCTGAGGGTACGATCAGGAGCGTGTTTTTCCCCGGTTTTCCAATGCCGGCATGTTCTGCCCAAGTTTTTTCAAGCACAGGGGAGCTGTCCACCGTAATGAGCGCATTGAGCGGTTCAGTTGTGAGGGTTTTCAGCTTTTCAAGCAGTTGTTCAAGTTTGCTGCGGACCACGGTGTGGTAATCCGCAATGAGCGCATACCTGGAAATTTTCGGCTGCCCTTCACGATATTCCACATAATTATTGTAGCTGATGGCGGCAGAAATAACCGTTTTAAGGCCCGGAAGAAGCATTGCGGGTTCTGCCCTGTTTTCAATGCCCTGTTCCATATAGTGCATCTCCCCATGCCGTTTTTCCCGGATCATGGCCGCGAAACGCTCTACGGCAAGCTGTTGCGGATGGGGAGTTGAGAATCCGATTGCAGAGAAACCGAGTCGAGCAGCCTCCTTTCGGAGTTCACGGCAGATATTGGTTCCGGAATAACTCATGACAGGCTCCTCTATTTGTCTTGAATCAGGGTGCTTACGCAAGTATATATCAACAAATAAATATACATTTCATGGAACGGATTCTCTCTGTGTCAACCGTATGACCATGCTATGGAACGTCGTGAGTTTATAAAAAAAATGTTGAAGCGCACCGCCATTGGTGCCGGTGTGGCGACAGCGGGAGCAGCCGGGCTTGTTGGATATTATCAGCCGAGAAAAGAGTTTTATCGACAGCCCGGAGGCATAACCGGGGGAAAGGATCAGCTTGAAGGTCAGAAAAAGGTGGTGGTCATCGGAGGGGGACTTGCAGGCATCAGCTCGGCACTTGAGCTTGCCCGCAAAGGCTTTGAGGTGACGCTTGTCGAGTCCTCGGCTTCACTGGGCGGAAAGCTCACCGGCTGGGATCTTGATGCACTTGGCGAACGGTTTCCGGTAGAGCATGGTTTTCACGGCTTTTTTGATCAGTACTACAATCTCAACGAGATATTTGCCTCTGCGGGGGTTAAGCAGGAGGTATTCAGCTCTGCACCCGGTTACCCGGTGATTTTTAAGAATTTTCCCGAAGAGATTTTCGGTCAGACGCCAAAGCTCTTTCCGCTCAATGTTCTCTCTATCATTGTGCAGTCGAAGCGACTTGATATGGCAGCATTTCTGAAAAATGCCAAAGGCCTGCTCTCTACCGTCGAGCTGTTCCGGTATCAGTACGATAAAACCTTCCGGAAGTATGACGGTATCGATTTTATGACCTACTGCCAGAGGGGTGATACCCTGAAGGCATTTGTCGATACGGTGCTTCACCCGTTTGCCGATGCGACCATGAACCGCATGGAGGTTCTCTCTGCCGCAGAAGCGCTCCGCTATTTTCATTTCTATTTTATGTCAAGTCCGGAAGGGCTGGCTTTCAGAATAACAAATCGAGACTGTATGAGTGCGCTTATTACCCCTCTGGAGGTCAGGCTCAAAGAG
It encodes:
- the purN gene encoding phosphoribosylglycinamide formyltransferase, with product MTTHKTRIAVFCSGSGSNFQAIFHALKQRAINAEIVLCLSNRSQCGAMEFARENGIATLHLTEKQFDSFDGFAAAMVESLKKEQIEIIVLAGYMRKVPDAVVEAFTDRIINIHPALLPKFGGEGMYGIHVHTAVLAAGETESGATVHLVNEEYDKGRILMQRKVAVLPGDTPETLAARVLACEHTLYPDALEKLLKEQFS
- a CDS encoding TetR/AcrR family transcriptional regulator, which codes for MARPIKKEQIPNLQEAIKDTAWRLIAEFGAPALSLRAIARDLKITAPAIYNYFPDRDALVTALTIDAFTSFGDVQLRARDSFPSSQPLERLQAIGLAYRHWALSYPQRYQLIFGTPIPGYEQQQMAIIPSATRSISALVSVIEDIRVAGKLKAENFPLPEPEYEAQLATMKTCTRNLHSLSHGVALIVWSRVHGLVSLEIGGRIPPFGVSGDDLYRYELQSIAKQFIQEE
- a CDS encoding alpha/beta fold hydrolase — translated: MIGFFLACSPGKAEPFRDEQGRVLAGSVSEKIHININGVEQGMFIKSKNREHPVLLYLHGGMPDYFLTKRYPTDLEECFTVVWWEQRSSGLSAQADIPQGTMTLEQMVSDTLELTNYLRHRFSKEKIYLMGHSGGTFIAIHAAARAPEMFFAYIGVAQMSCQRKSEKLAYDYMLRQFKESGKSKMVRKLEAAPVTMKDGIPEAYIALRDIAMHSLGIGTTHDMKSIITGILLPSLLCREYTLREKVNTWLSKSRSGVSILWDTMIRTDLNKAVPALDLPVYFFEGIYDYTCSCTEAKTYFEKLKAPLKGFYTFEHSAHSPIFEEPGKARKILREDVLRGLNNLADEI
- a CDS encoding 7-carboxy-7-deazaguanine synthase QueE; the encoded protein is MYSQTLNINEIFHSIQGESSYAGWPCTFIRLAGCGHGCRHCDTAYAEQPGREMNIEEIIERVAEIGAPLVEITGGEPLLQEEVYPLMEKLCNRWKESVLLETGGFLSVAKVDQRVHKIIDLKPPSTGVSDKNNPENIALALKQKDHANRSIELKIVIADREDYLWARELLTGTGLPDACTVMMGVAFGMLEPVSLTNWILEDRLNVRMQLQMHKYIWPPDMRGV
- a CDS encoding NAD(P)H-dependent oxidoreductase; the protein is MKILILDGSPAGDRIGEFSVAALQAHLAKRGSTSEVVALRDKKIGNCMGDFFCWFKSPGKCHVADDHQEISRKYLESDLVIFLSPITFGGYSPTLKRMVDHMIQNTLPFFATHSGEIHHLQRYERYPDVLTIGWQREPDEQSAAIFRHLAWRNSINFYAKVHACGVLCENQADRIMEAELHRLLDQIERHESEAAVTLPVINRSSEPPVALRRALLLVGSPRLEKSTSSSLGSYLFEQLNQHGVETETIFLYKAINTPERMEALRQAIQRADLVVLAFPLYVDTLPAPVISVLENVVTNGTEKSKPTRFAAIVNCGFPEASQNDSAVALCAEFSRAAGFEWMGGLSLGAGEGMVQARALREMGGRGASLRQALDGAAGELAQGKAVSDSALALLAKPLMPQWMYRLGGTIGWKMRARKFGTQKQLNAKPYEKAV
- the purH gene encoding bifunctional phosphoribosylaminoimidazolecarboxamide formyltransferase/IMP cyclohydrolase, translated to MSDPVIKRALVSVSDKTGIVDFCRELSLLGVEIFSTGGTLKSLQDAGVSAASISNITGFPEIMDGRVKTLHPKIHGGLLAVRENADHVKQAVENGIGFIDLVVVNLYPFEATIAKPDVTFEDAIENIDIGGPSMLRSAAKNNESVTVVTDSADYALVLKEMKENSGATKRATRLRLATKVFAETSRYDGAIAAYLTKASAGEQSAAASSMTVKLERELDMRYGENPHQSAGFYKLTDSNGSRSFGDFFEKLHGKELSYNNMLDIAAATGVIEEFRGEDPSVVIVKHTNPCGVAQAPTLAEAYRRAFSTDEQAPFGGIIAFNRPLDMEAAIAVNEIFTEILIAPAFEEGVLELLMKKKDRRLVLQKKALPNGGWEFKSTPFGMLVQERDSKIVAKEDLTVVTKRQPTEEELSDLMFAWKICKHIKSNTILYVKNRQTYGVGAGQMSRVDSSKIARWKASEVNLDLKGSVVASDAFFPFADGLLAAAEAGVTAVIQPGGSIRDNEVIEAADANNLAMVFTGMRHFKH
- a CDS encoding PhzF family phenazine biosynthesis protein codes for the protein MKLKQYQIDAFAARPFEGNPAAVCPLESWLDDELLQAIAEENNLSETAFFVPSEKGFNLRWFTPVRELDLCGHATLAAAHVIFDIIGYSLQRITFETRSGELFVQKRGERLEMDFPASPPLPCGFSEILAEGLGKRPLEVWASDDYLVLFDSEATLRAITPDYAMLCELDLRGVIITAPGIDVDFVSRFFAPKFGIHEDPVTGSAHCTLAPYWAYKLGKHILTARQVSRRGGDIVCEVKGDRVLLSGSAVMFMEAEITL